A window of the Helianthus annuus cultivar XRQ/B chromosome 4, HanXRQr2.0-SUNRISE, whole genome shotgun sequence genome harbors these coding sequences:
- the LOC110933868 gene encoding zinc finger MYM-type protein 1-like, translated as MIAEFDPVMQEHVRRIQNKEIHNHYLGPKMQNELIDLLSNEVKTKIIKKVKEAKYFSIILDCTPNTSHKEQMSIVLRCLDISQTSIEVKEYFLEFLIVNDTTGKGLFDSIIEELNRIGLNVDDIRGQGYDNGSNMKGKHKGVQKRLLQVNPRAFYAPCGCHSLNLVISDMAISCKKAEDFFGTIQRIYSMFASSTKRWKILQDNIPYLTLKSLSQTRWESRLESVKAIRFQAPELRNALMDLYRDSDDLKVKSEAKSLVENELEKFEFLLAMVIWYDVLYAVNLVSKNLQSKDMCIDVAIKQLDGLIYYFKKFRDEGFEKAMSTAKELALKMGIEPSFRGKRIIQRNRRFDENVDNETLKTPIDSFRTDYFLYIVDQACVSLESRFEQFKEFDNYFGFLFSIKKLKSFNEETLEKKCIDLEKFWKHDNHVDVNGLDLFEELKMLRDIIHVESDTLINVLTYIKNFNFFPNAYIAYRIMLTIPVTVASAERSFSTLKLIKNYLRSTMSQERLNGLAIMSIERDFLEELDYDSFIKQFASVKARKINFI; from the coding sequence ATGATTGCAGAATTTGATCCGGTAATGCAAGAACATGTTAGACGCATACAAAATAAAGAAATTCATAACCATTACCTTGGACCCAAAATGCAAAATGAACTAATAGATTTATTATCAAATGAGGTCAAAACCAAAATTATTAAAAAAGTTAAAGAAGCTAAATATTTTTCAATTATTCTTGATTGCACTCCTAATACAAGCCACAAGGAACAAATGTCCATTGTCTTACGATGTTTAGATATTTCTCAAACTTCAATAGAAGTTAAAGAATACTTTCTAGAATTTTTGATAGTGAATGATACAACCGGTAAAGGTCTTTTTGATTCTATTATTGAAGAACTTAATAGAATAGGACTCAATGTAGATGACATTAGAGGACAAGGTTATGATAATGGATCAAATATGAAAGGAAAACATAAGGGGGTACAAAAACGCTTGTTACAAGTTAATCCTAGAGCCTTTTATGCTCCATGTGGTTGTCATAGTTTAAATTTAGTAATTTCTGATATGGCTATCTCTTGTAAAAAAGCTGAGGATTTTTTTGGAACCATACAACGTATTTATTCTATGTTTGCATCGTCCACTAAAAGATGGAAAATTTTACAAGATAATATACCATATTTAACTCTTAAATCATTATCACAAACACGTTGGGAAAGTCGGTTAGAAAGTGTTAAAGCAATTAGGTTTCAAGCTCCAGAACTAAGAAATGCATTAATGGATTTGTATCGTGATAGTGACGATCTTAAGGTTAAAAGTGAGGCTAAATCTTTagttgaaaatgagttggaaaaatttgaatttttattAGCGATGGTTATTTGGTATGATGTTTTATATGCTGTTAATTTAGTTAGTAAAAATTTACAATCAAAAGACATGTGTATTGACGTTGCTATAAAACAACTAGATGGACTTATCTATTATTTTAAAAAGTTTAGGGATGAAGGATTTGAAAAAGCTATGAGTACGGCTAAGGAACTTGCTTTAAAGATGGGCATTGAACCTAGTTTTCGTGGAAAACGTATTATTCAAAGAAATAGAAGATTTGATGAAAATGTTGATAATGAAACTTTGAAAACTCCTATAGACTCTTTTAGAACGGATTACTTTTTATACATAGTAGATCAAGCTTGTGTTTCGCTCGAAAGTAGATTTGAGCAATTCAAAGAGTTTGATAATTATTTTGGCTTTTTGTTTAGTATAAAAAAGTTAAAATCCTTTAATGAAGAAACTTTAGAAAAAAAGTGCATTGATCTTGAAAAGTTTTGGAAACATGATAATCATGTTGATGTTAATGGTTTAGATTTATTTGAAGAACTAAAAATGCTAAGAGATATAATACATGTAGAGTCTGAcacacttattaatgtattaacTTATATTAAAAACTTTAATTTTTTTCCAAATGCATATATTGCTTACAGAATTATGTTAACCATTCCTGTAACCGTTGCTTCAGCAGAACGTAGTTTTTCCAcattaaaactaataaaaaattatttaagATCTACAATGTCACAAGAAAGATTAAACGGTTTAGCTATTATGTCAATTGAAAGAGATTTTTTAGAAGAACTTGATTACGATTCTTTCATCAAACAATTTGCCTCGGTTAAAGCTAGAAAAATCAATTTTATTTAA
- the LOC110933867 gene encoding zinc finger MYM-type protein 5-like, which translates to MSNRIRSFESGHSKRLRKRKQEALIESQKGALLKFCTPTTSEPTNESDAPTTNEPTNESDTPTTNEPTNESDTPTNDEPTNNDTPTNDEFTTDEIPMNFVDPSQWNNISIDLRDILVEKGPIKIHDYDFPQDEHSRSFNTSHYMRTLPNGETLERKWLIYSIDLDRAFCFCCKLFNVNQCTSILAKEGNNNDWKNISSKLKEHEKSKVHINNMRTWMELEIRLAKNKTIDKQAQDQINKEKEH; encoded by the coding sequence ATGTCAAATCGAATTAGAAGTTTTGAATCCGGTCATTCAAAAAGGCTAAGAAAACGTAAACAAGAAGCTTTAATTGAATCACAAAAGGGAGCACTTCTAAAATTTTGTACACCTACAACAAGTGAACCTACAAATGAAAGTGATGCACCTACAACTAATGAACCTACAAATGAAAGTGATACACCTACAACTAATGAACCTACAAATGAAAGTGATACACCTACAAATGATGAACCTACAAATAACGATACACCTACAAATGATGAATTTACAACCGATGAAATACCTATGAATTTTGTTGATCCAAGTCAATGGAATAATATTAGTATTGATCTAAGAGATATACTCGTAGAAAAAGGTCCGATTAAAATTCATGATTACGATTTTCCACAAGATGAACACTCAAGAAGCTTTAATACATCTCACTATATGCGAACATTACCAAATGGAGAAACATTAGAAAGAAAATGGTTGATTTATTCTATAGATTTAGATAGAGCATTTTGTTTCTGTTGTAAACTGTTTAACGTGAATCAATGTACAAGCATCTTAGCTAAAGAAGGTAATAATAATGATTGGAAAAATATTAGTAGTAAATTAAAGGAACATGAAAAAAGTAAAGTACATATTAACAATATGAGAACATGGATGGAATTAGAGATAAGATTGGCGAAAAATAAGACAATTGATAAACAAGCTCAAGAtcaaataaataaagaaaaagaacATTAG
- the LOC110937210 gene encoding pentatricopeptide repeat-containing protein At5g46460, mitochondrial: MIRRLKVPQRLFDTILHTKVTIFVNHITCDHLKNLKKNDTLVFPNKFRYPDVYSCTKMIQSYVRNNRLDNALKVFDEMPVRDTVMWNSMIKGCIDCGYLEVAFKLFDEMPERNVVSWTTMVSGLLMLGRTELAEQLFLEMPLKDEAAWNSMIHGYFVNGKVEEAVRLFHKMPSRSVISWTSMISGLDQTGKSDEALFIFKQMLFCGVQPTSMTFSSVLTACANVKDLRLGLLIHGNVVKLGYLSDVYITVPLITFYAHCADINSCCKVFYEKAHSSVVVWTSLLTGYSINCKHENALEVFSDMFRSNVLPNQSSFTSALNSCCELEALDRGKEINGAAVKLGLETDVFVGNSLIVLYTKCGNINDGLFIFKSIAEKNTVSWNSMIVGCAQHGYGKWALILFNQMIRNGVSPDDITFTGLLSACSRSGMLNKGRCIFNFLLNDKSVNVKLEHYACMVDILGRNGGLNEAVELAKNMPMEPNTSIWLALLSACKTHSNLKLAETAAEAIFNVDPNCSAAYTLLSNLYAFAGRWHDVSRIRGLMKNNGITKERGLSWVNLKGLRHEFYSGDKSHPMTTEIYAKLEWIGEKLKGFGYVPDQMFALHDIEDEQKETLLLYHSERLAICFALLCSVEGSTITVMKNLRVCGDCHSVIKLIAKIVKREIVVRDSSRFHHFKDGFCSCGDYW, from the coding sequence ATGATTAGGAGACTCAAAGTTCCACAAAGATTATTTGATACCATCTTACACACGAAAGTCACGATTTTTGTCAACCACATAACATGTGATCACCTAAAAAACCTGAAGAAGAATGATACCCTTGTCTTTCCAAACAAATTCCGTTACCCAGATGTATATTCTTGTACTAAGATGATCCAAAGTTATGTCAGGAACAATCGGCTTGATAACGCCTTGAAGGTGTTCGACGAAATGCCTGTTCGAGATACAGTTATGTGGAATTCAATGATTAAAGGTTGTATTGACTGTGGGTATCTGGAGGTTGCTTTTAAgctgtttgatgaaatgcctgagAGAAATGTGGTCTCTTGGACAACAATGGTTAGTGGGTTGTTGATGCTTGGGAGGACTGAACTTGCTGAACAACTGTTTTTGGAGATGCCGTTGAAAGACGAAGCTGCTTGGAATTCGATGATTCATGGGTATTTTGTTAATGGGAAAGTGGAAGAAGCTGTGAGATTGTTTCACAAGATGCCAAGTAGGAGTGTCATTTCTTGGACCTCGATGATTAGCGGACTTGATCAGACCGGAAAGAGTGATGAGGCATTGTTTATTTTCAAGCAGATGTTGTTTTGCGGTGTTCAGCCTACTTCGATGACATTTTCATCTGTGTTAACAGCTTGTGCAAATGTAAAAGATTTACGTTTAGGTCTATTGATTCATGGCAATGTAGTGAAGCTTGGTTACCTCTCAGACGTATATATTACGGTTCCTTTAATTACATTCTATGCACATTGCGCGGATATTAATAGTTGTTGCAAAGTTTTCTATGAGAAGGCACACAGTTCTGTAGTAGTGTGGACGTCTCTTTTAACCGGATACAGTATAAATTGCAAACATGAGAATGCATTAGAAGTGTTTTCCGATATGTTTAGATCCAATGTTCTTCCTAATCAATCTTCGTTTACCAGCGCTTTAAATTCATGTTGCGAATTGGAGGCTTTGGATAGAGGGAAAGAAATTAACGGAGCAGCTGTCAAACTAGGACTCGAAACCGATGTTTTTGTAGGTAATTCGCTTATTGTTTTGTATACCAAATGTGGGAATATAAACGATGGGTTGTTCATATTCAAATCAATAGCTGAAAAGAACACTGTTTCATGGAATTCAATGATTGTTGGGTGTGCACAACATGGTTACGGCAAGTGGGCGTTAATCCTTTTTAACCAAATGATACGCAACGGCGTCTCACCTGATGATATAACCTTTACTGGGCTACTGTCTGCATGTAGCCGTTCGGGGATGTTAAACAAAGGAAGATGCATTTTTAACTTCTTATTAAACGATAAGTCTGTGAACGTGAAGCTTGAGCACTATGCATGTATGGTGGATATCTTAGGACGTAACGGAGGGTTAAACGAAGCTGTAGAGTTGGCTAAAAACATGCCGATGGAACCGAATACATCTATTTGGCTAGCTTTGTTAAGTGCGTGTAAAACGCATTCAAATTTAAAATTGGCGGAAACAGCCGCAGAAGCCATTTTCAACGTAGATCCGAATTGCAGTGCTGCTTATACACTCTTATCTAACCTATACGCTTTTGCCGGTAGATGGCATGATGTTTCGAGAATACGTGGACTGATGAAAAACAACGGGATTACGAAAGAACGGGGACTCAGTTGGGTCAATTTGAAGGGATTACGGCATGAATTCTATTCTGGGGATAAATCTCACCCTATGACAACTGAAATATATGCGAAACTTGAGTGGATTGGAGAAAAACTGAAGGGATTCGGTTATGTTCCCGATCAAATGTTTGCTTTACATGACATTGAAGATGAACAAAAGGAAACGTTGTTATTATATCATAGTGAGAGGCTTGCTATCTGTTTTGCATTACTTTGCAGCGTTGAAGGAAGTACCATAACAGTGATGAAGAATCTTCGTGTATGTGGAGATTGTCATTCGGTTATTAAACTTATAGCAAAAATTGTCAAGCGTGAGATTGTTGTAAGAGATTCTAGCCGTTTTCATCACTTTAAAGATGGATTTTGTTCTTGTGGTGATTATTGGTGA